The sequence below is a genomic window from Phoenix dactylifera cultivar Barhee BC4 chromosome 8, palm_55x_up_171113_PBpolish2nd_filt_p, whole genome shotgun sequence.
ACAATAATAGCTATCAAGCAAGTATACAAATGGCTCCTTTTGAGGCGTTGTATGGCCGGAAGTGTCGATCTCctatttgttgggatgatgtgggcGAGAGGAAATTATTAGGTCCAGAGATAGTACAACAGACTGTTGATAAGGTGCAAAtgatcagagaacgacttcGTACAGCTCAGAGTCGCCAGAAGAGTTATGCTGATAATAGAAGGAGAGAATTGGAATTTCAAATTGgagatcatgttttcttgagagTGTCACCTACAAAAGGTGTGATGAGATTTGGGGTTCGTGGCAAATTAAGCCCTAGATATGTTGGTCCGTTTGAGATTTTGGACAAAGTTGGGGAGGTGGCGTATCGACTGGCTTTACCACCGGCTTTGTCTAGTGTGCACAATATTTTTCATGTGtcaatgttgaagaaatatgTCCCAGATCCGAGTCATGTGGTAGCATATGAACCATTACATCTTCAGGAGGATTTAACCTATGAAGAGTTCCCGGTACGAATTGTGGATAGAAAAGATCAGGTACTACGACATCGAACCATTCCTTTCGTGAAGGTACAATGGAATAATCATACAGAAAGAGAGGCTACTTGGGAGCTCGAAGAAGAGATGAAAGTCAAGTATCCGCAACTTTTTGAAACCTCAGGTATgtcaatttcgaggacgaaattttttttaggaggggagAATGTGAAGACCCACATTTGAGTTGGGCCGGCCTTTGAACAAGGGCGGCCCAACACGTACAAGGGGGAGGGAGTCTCCCGATTGAAAtgcctccctcccctgtttcggaagtaTTTCCCCTCCTCCCGAATCCACCGGAAGAGAGGTAATAGGGTGATAAATCCTACCAAATCAGGAAGatctcccctctctcctcccctagggcatcaaccgagggcttacacacacacaaaaaaaaagagagagagagagagaagggagattgggttttaccttgccgcgggAGGAACCGGAGCGGTCGTCGTCGATCCGGCCGGGAGGAGctcgccggaggcaaggtgagcaccttctccttcttctccttcgtcttTGGCTATTATTTCCTTGGGGATGTGGCCGGGAAGCCGCCGGGCTGATGGGGAAGCCGAGCCTCTGTTCGGCCTTCTCCCCTTCCGTTCCGGCCGGCCGTCGCCGGGTGTGGCACCACCATGGGGCGTCGCCGGCCATGGGCCGCCGGCTACCAAGCACTCTCCTCCTTTCCGTCGggaaggaggaaggaagaggaagagagagagagagccaactCTTtggctctctctcttctttgttgttttatttacgggaagaagaaggaagagagggagagagagagagccgactctctctcttctttgttatTTTATCTTCTCCCTCTAGATGTTGTCTCTTATTAGTCTGTTTTCTCTCTAGTTTAATTCAGGGAGATCATGGATTGTTGGATAGTCTTGGAATACTAGATTttagaggaccctttagaagatTAAACAGGGGTCCTGGATTATCATATATCTTGagtaaattttaatgatgatttagttctgtaggggaacaatctGTTGGACGAGAGGACGTTGAGCAGGATTCTGTGCATTCCGGTTCTTTATCgccgtgagggcgggtgattGGTTGTCTAAATTTTCAACAAAGGTAAGGATCCTTGTAtgccaatcctgcatgatataatatttttatatctagatatgtatgatatgctataatccagataaatcaaaaatagttttatattaaattatattttgatc
It includes:
- the LOC120111701 gene encoding uncharacterized protein LOC120111701, with translation MAPFEALYGRKCRSPICWDDVGERKLLGPEIVQQTVDKVQMIRERLRTAQSRQKSYADNRRRELEFQIGDHVFLRVSPTKGVMRFGVRGKLSPRYVGPFEILDKVGEVAYRLALPPALSSVHNIFHVSMLKKYVPDPSHVVAYEPLHLQEDLTYEEFPVRIVDRKDQVLRHRTIPFVKVQWNNHTEREATWELEEEMKVKYPQLFETSGMSISRTKFFLGGENVKTHI